One window of Oncorhynchus masou masou isolate Uvic2021 chromosome 28, UVic_Omas_1.1, whole genome shotgun sequence genomic DNA carries:
- the LOC135517440 gene encoding ATP-binding cassette sub-family F member 2-like isoform X1: protein MPSDLAKKKAAKKKEAAKSRQAGTKKTDEFNGENDQPESQENGADSNGLARLTKELDEFELKKLDARAVTGVLASHPNSTDVHIASLSLTFHGQELLTDTSLELNSGRRYGLLGLNGTGKSMLLSAIGHREFPIPEHIDIYHLTREMAPSDKTALQCVMEVDEERIQLEKEAERLAAEDSECEKLMELYERLEELDADKAEVRASRILHGLGFSAAMQQKKLKDFSGGWRMRVALARALFIKPFMLLLDEPTNHLDLDACVWLEEELSSFRRILVLISHSQDFLNGVCTNIIHLHQKKLKYFTGNYDQYVKTREELEENQMKRFNWEQDQISHMKNYIARFGHGSAKLARQAQSKEKTLQKMVASGLTERVVDDKARGSLKHLCTLSFYFPSCGKIPPPVIMVQNVSFKYSDNQPHIYKNLEFGIDLDTRVALVGPNGAGKSTLLKLLMGELLPTDGMIRKHSHVKIGRYHQHLTEQLELDLSPLEYMMKCYPEIKEKEEMRKIIGRYGLTGKQQVSPIRNLSDGQKCRVCFAWLAWQNPHMLFLDEPTNHLDIETIDALADAINDYEGGMMLVSHDFRLIQQVAEEIWVCEKQTITKWNRDILAYKEHLKSKIDKQAHDI, encoded by the exons ATGCCGTCAGATCTTGCCAAGAAGAAGGCAGCGAAGAAGAAGGAAGCTGCGAAGTCCCGCCAGGCGGGTACCAAGAAAACGGATGAGTTTAATGGGGAGAACGACCAGCCAGAGAGCCAGGAAAATGGAGCAGACAGCAATG GGTTGGCTCGCCTGACTAAGGAGCTAGATGAGTTTGAGCTGAAGAAGCTGGATGCGCGGGCGGTGACAGGGGTGCTGGCGTCCCACCCCAACAGCACCGACGTGCACATTGCCAGCCTGTCACTCACCTTCCACGGTCAGGAGCTGCTGACCGACACCAGCCTGGAGCTCAACTCGGGACGGCGTTACGGCCTCCTCGGCCTGAACGGCACAG GAAAGTCCATGTTGTTATCAGCCATCGGCCATCGTGAGTTCCCCATCCCTGAGCACATAGACATCTACCACCTGACCAGGGAAATGGCCCCCAGTGACAAGACGGCCCTGCAGTGTGTGATGGAGGTGGACGAGGAGCGGATCCAGCTGGAGAAGGAGGCAGAGCGGCTGGCAGCCGAGGACT CTGAGTGTGAGAAGCTGATGGAGCTGTATGAGCGTCTGGAAGAGCTGGATGCAGACAAGGCGGAGGTGCGAGCCTCCAGGATCCTCCACGGCCTAGGCTTCAGCGCCGCCATGCAGCAGAAGAAGCTCAAGGACTTCAGCGGAGGCTGGAGGATGCGTGTGGCTCTGGCCAG AGCTCTGTTCATCAAGCCCTTCATGTTGCTGCTGGACGAGCCCACCAACCACCTGGACCTAGATGCCTGTGTATGGCTGGAGGAGGAGCTCTCATC GTTCAGGCGAATCCTTGTGCTCATCTCCCACTCTCAAGACTTCCTAAACGGAGTTTGCACCAACATCATCCACCTGCACCAGAAGAAGCTCAAGTACTTTACG GGTAACTATGACCAGTATGTGAAGACCAGGGAGGAGCTGGAAGAGAACCAGATGAAACGCTTCAACTGGGAACAGGACCAGATCTCACACATGAAG AATTACATTGCCAGGTTTGGTCACGGCTCGGCCAAGCTGGCACGACAGGCCCAGAGCAAAGAGAAGACGCTGCAGAAGATGGTGGCCTCAGGGCTGACTGAACGTGTGGTAGATGACAAGGCAAGAGGTTCACTGAAACATTTGTGT aCACTGTCGTTTTATTTTCCTTCCTGTGGAAAGATCCCCCCTCCTGTTATCATGGTTCAGAACGTTAGCTTCAAATACAGTGACAACCAG CCACACATATACAAGAACCTGGAGTTTGGCATTGACCTAGACACACGAGTGGCTCTGGTGGGGCCCAACGGAGCAGGGAAGTCCACACTCCTCAAACTCCTGATGGGAGAG ctGCTCCCCACTGACGGCATGATCAGGAAACATTCTCACGTGAAGATTGGCCGATATCACCAG CATCTGACAGAGCAGCTGGAGCTGGACCTGTCTCCTCTGGAGTACATGATGAAGTGCTACCCAGAGAtcaaggagaaggaggagatgaggaagatcaTCGGCCGCTACGGCCTCACAGGAAAACAACAG GTGAGTCCGATCAGGAACCTATCGGATGGCCAGAAATGCCGGGTGTGCTTCGCCTGGCTGGCCTGGCAGAACCCGCACATGCTCTTCCTGGACGAGCCCACCAATCACCTGGACATCGAGACCATTGACGCCCTGGCTGATGCCATCAATGACTACGAGGGTGGCATGATGCTGGTCAGCCACGACTTCAGACTCATCCAGCAG GTGGCTGAGGAGATCTGGGTAtgtgagaagcaaaccatcaccAAATGGAATAGGGACATCCTGGCATACAAGGAACACTTGAAATCGAAGATTGACAAGCAAGCGCATGATATCTAG
- the LOC135517440 gene encoding ATP-binding cassette sub-family F member 2-like isoform X2 gives MPSDLAKKKAAKKKEAAKSRQAGTKKTDEFNGENDQPESQENGADSNGLARLTKELDEFELKKLDARAVTGVLASHPNSTDVHIASLSLTFHGQELLTDTSLELNSGRRYGLLGLNGTGKSMLLSAIGHREFPIPEHIDIYHLTREMAPSDKTALQCVMEVDEERIQLEKEAERLAAEDSECEKLMELYERLEELDADKAEVRASRILHGLGFSAAMQQKKLKDFSGGWRMRVALARALFIKPFMLLLDEPTNHLDLDACVWLEEELSSFRRILVLISHSQDFLNGVCTNIIHLHQKKLKYFTGNYDQYVKTREELEENQMKRFNWEQDQISHMKNYIARFGHGSAKLARQAQSKEKTLQKMVASGLTERVVDDKTLSFYFPSCGKIPPPVIMVQNVSFKYSDNQPHIYKNLEFGIDLDTRVALVGPNGAGKSTLLKLLMGELLPTDGMIRKHSHVKIGRYHQHLTEQLELDLSPLEYMMKCYPEIKEKEEMRKIIGRYGLTGKQQVSPIRNLSDGQKCRVCFAWLAWQNPHMLFLDEPTNHLDIETIDALADAINDYEGGMMLVSHDFRLIQQVAEEIWVCEKQTITKWNRDILAYKEHLKSKIDKQAHDI, from the exons ATGCCGTCAGATCTTGCCAAGAAGAAGGCAGCGAAGAAGAAGGAAGCTGCGAAGTCCCGCCAGGCGGGTACCAAGAAAACGGATGAGTTTAATGGGGAGAACGACCAGCCAGAGAGCCAGGAAAATGGAGCAGACAGCAATG GGTTGGCTCGCCTGACTAAGGAGCTAGATGAGTTTGAGCTGAAGAAGCTGGATGCGCGGGCGGTGACAGGGGTGCTGGCGTCCCACCCCAACAGCACCGACGTGCACATTGCCAGCCTGTCACTCACCTTCCACGGTCAGGAGCTGCTGACCGACACCAGCCTGGAGCTCAACTCGGGACGGCGTTACGGCCTCCTCGGCCTGAACGGCACAG GAAAGTCCATGTTGTTATCAGCCATCGGCCATCGTGAGTTCCCCATCCCTGAGCACATAGACATCTACCACCTGACCAGGGAAATGGCCCCCAGTGACAAGACGGCCCTGCAGTGTGTGATGGAGGTGGACGAGGAGCGGATCCAGCTGGAGAAGGAGGCAGAGCGGCTGGCAGCCGAGGACT CTGAGTGTGAGAAGCTGATGGAGCTGTATGAGCGTCTGGAAGAGCTGGATGCAGACAAGGCGGAGGTGCGAGCCTCCAGGATCCTCCACGGCCTAGGCTTCAGCGCCGCCATGCAGCAGAAGAAGCTCAAGGACTTCAGCGGAGGCTGGAGGATGCGTGTGGCTCTGGCCAG AGCTCTGTTCATCAAGCCCTTCATGTTGCTGCTGGACGAGCCCACCAACCACCTGGACCTAGATGCCTGTGTATGGCTGGAGGAGGAGCTCTCATC GTTCAGGCGAATCCTTGTGCTCATCTCCCACTCTCAAGACTTCCTAAACGGAGTTTGCACCAACATCATCCACCTGCACCAGAAGAAGCTCAAGTACTTTACG GGTAACTATGACCAGTATGTGAAGACCAGGGAGGAGCTGGAAGAGAACCAGATGAAACGCTTCAACTGGGAACAGGACCAGATCTCACACATGAAG AATTACATTGCCAGGTTTGGTCACGGCTCGGCCAAGCTGGCACGACAGGCCCAGAGCAAAGAGAAGACGCTGCAGAAGATGGTGGCCTCAGGGCTGACTGAACGTGTGGTAGATGACAAG aCACTGTCGTTTTATTTTCCTTCCTGTGGAAAGATCCCCCCTCCTGTTATCATGGTTCAGAACGTTAGCTTCAAATACAGTGACAACCAG CCACACATATACAAGAACCTGGAGTTTGGCATTGACCTAGACACACGAGTGGCTCTGGTGGGGCCCAACGGAGCAGGGAAGTCCACACTCCTCAAACTCCTGATGGGAGAG ctGCTCCCCACTGACGGCATGATCAGGAAACATTCTCACGTGAAGATTGGCCGATATCACCAG CATCTGACAGAGCAGCTGGAGCTGGACCTGTCTCCTCTGGAGTACATGATGAAGTGCTACCCAGAGAtcaaggagaaggaggagatgaggaagatcaTCGGCCGCTACGGCCTCACAGGAAAACAACAG GTGAGTCCGATCAGGAACCTATCGGATGGCCAGAAATGCCGGGTGTGCTTCGCCTGGCTGGCCTGGCAGAACCCGCACATGCTCTTCCTGGACGAGCCCACCAATCACCTGGACATCGAGACCATTGACGCCCTGGCTGATGCCATCAATGACTACGAGGGTGGCATGATGCTGGTCAGCCACGACTTCAGACTCATCCAGCAG GTGGCTGAGGAGATCTGGGTAtgtgagaagcaaaccatcaccAAATGGAATAGGGACATCCTGGCATACAAGGAACACTTGAAATCGAAGATTGACAAGCAAGCGCATGATATCTAG